Proteins encoded in a region of the Myxococcales bacterium genome:
- the lepB gene encoding signal peptidase I, whose translation MSTEVVAAPARAVKLDRRVRKEARGLAREAGKALRAQLKIGAAERTALTRDLADLRAAITSDDAAAMRRLLPPIDAALDKIAATAKKSPIREYAESIGVALAIALLLRAFVVEAFKIPSASMIPTMQIGDFIFVNKLMYGVRIPYTDVKLFTLRSPHRGEVIVFKQPCRGDDFIKRVVAVAGDTVEVRCNLLYVNGQVVPETLAGAAVQYWDRDSPDSPSLRRGSSDSPWHLEDMSHFRTSMGGYRFSIYHRADRPDAAAAVAMGWPAYWDTYQAQRLAAGVPADQLEFERATALGRFHGRDADTSEFPRSELDERSAMPRCPDRPQPRSFGTIVRTAPEPDPNNPTCTPRYHYVVPKDHVFVMGDNRDNSNDSRVWGPVPLDHVKGKAMFIWLSMGPPVLKGMTNPFALRWERIGNFVH comes from the coding sequence ATGTCGACCGAGGTGGTCGCCGCGCCAGCGCGCGCGGTCAAGCTCGACCGGCGGGTGCGCAAGGAGGCGCGCGGGCTGGCGCGCGAGGCCGGCAAGGCCCTGCGCGCCCAGCTCAAGATCGGCGCGGCCGAGCGGACCGCGCTCACCCGCGACCTGGCCGACCTGCGCGCGGCGATCACGTCCGACGACGCCGCGGCGATGCGGCGGCTGCTGCCCCCGATCGACGCCGCGCTCGACAAGATCGCGGCGACCGCCAAGAAGTCGCCGATCCGCGAGTACGCCGAGTCGATCGGCGTGGCCCTGGCGATCGCGCTGCTGCTGCGCGCGTTCGTGGTCGAGGCGTTCAAGATCCCGTCGGCGTCGATGATCCCGACCATGCAGATCGGCGACTTCATCTTCGTCAACAAGCTCATGTACGGGGTCCGGATCCCCTACACCGACGTCAAGCTGTTCACGCTGCGGTCGCCCCACCGCGGCGAGGTGATCGTGTTCAAGCAGCCGTGCCGCGGCGACGACTTCATCAAGCGCGTCGTCGCGGTCGCCGGCGACACCGTCGAGGTCCGCTGCAACCTGCTCTACGTCAACGGCCAGGTCGTGCCCGAGACCCTGGCCGGCGCGGCGGTCCAGTACTGGGATCGCGACTCGCCCGACTCGCCGAGCCTGCGGCGCGGCTCGAGCGACAGCCCGTGGCACCTCGAGGACATGAGCCACTTCCGCACGTCGATGGGCGGCTACCGGTTCTCGATCTACCACCGCGCCGACCGCCCGGACGCGGCCGCGGCGGTGGCGATGGGCTGGCCCGCCTACTGGGACACCTACCAGGCCCAGCGGCTCGCCGCCGGGGTCCCGGCCGACCAGCTCGAGTTCGAGCGCGCGACCGCGCTCGGGCGCTTCCACGGCCGCGACGCCGACACCTCCGAGTTCCCGCGGTCCGAGCTCGACGAGCGCAGCGCCATGCCGCGCTGCCCCGACCGGCCGCAGCCGCGCTCGTTCGGGACGATCGTCCGGACCGCGCCCGAGCCCGATCCGAACAACCCGACCTGCACGCCGCGCTACCACTACGTCGTGCCCAAGGACCACGTCTTCGTCATGGGCGACAACCGCGACAACTCGAACGACTCGCGGGTGTGGGGGCCGGTGCCGCTCGATCACGTCAAGGGCAAGGCCATGTTCATCTGGCTGTCGATGGGCCCGCCGGTGCTCAAGGGGATGACCAACCCGTTCGCCCTGCGCTGGGAGCGCATCGGCAACTTCGTGCACTGA
- the lepA gene encoding elongation factor 4 codes for MSTPPERIRNFSIIAHIDHGKTTLADRILEHCGALTQRESKAQYLDSMDLEKERGITIKAQSVRLKYVAADGLEYQLNLIDTPGHVDFHYEVSRSLAACEGALLVVDAAQGVEAQTLANVYVALDNNLEIVPVLNKIDLPVARPDEIKQQIEDTIGLPAHDACLVSAKTGVGIPEMVEALVQRIPPPTGDKAAPLEALIFDSWYDAFRGVVVLVRVFKGTIKRGQKLRFWATNKVYDCGMIAVRTPHLLEVDELCAGEVGIVAASIKDIAHARVGDTMTDDDRPCPAQLPGFKAVKPMVFAGMFPVDAADYQDLRDALGKLVLNDAAVTYEPESSSALGFGFRCGFLGLLHMEIIQERLEREFDLNLITTAPSVQYRIFYPGATEAVIVDNPAKVPDAGKFDRIEEPIILATVHLPQEYVGPIMQLCEERRGTQQGLHYDPSGRVRVVYEIPLAEVVFGFYDRLKTMSRGYASLDYEPAGHRDADLVRLDVLINGERVDALSIISHKDNAYHRGVELCTKMKDVVPRQMFDVAIQAAIGSKIISRTTVKAMRKDVTAKCYGGDISRKKKLLEKQKEGKKRMKSVGSVELPQEAFLTVLKVDS; via the coding sequence ATGTCCACGCCGCCCGAACGCATCCGCAACTTCTCGATCATCGCCCACATCGACCACGGCAAGACCACGCTGGCCGATCGCATCCTCGAGCATTGCGGCGCGCTGACCCAGCGCGAGAGCAAGGCCCAGTACCTCGACTCGATGGACCTCGAGAAGGAGCGCGGCATCACGATCAAGGCCCAGTCGGTGCGGCTCAAGTACGTCGCCGCCGACGGGCTCGAGTACCAGCTCAACCTGATCGACACCCCGGGCCACGTCGACTTCCACTACGAGGTGTCGCGCAGCCTGGCCGCGTGCGAGGGCGCGCTCCTGGTGGTCGACGCCGCCCAGGGCGTCGAGGCCCAGACCCTGGCCAACGTCTACGTCGCCCTCGACAACAACCTCGAGATCGTCCCGGTCCTCAACAAGATCGACCTGCCGGTGGCGCGGCCCGACGAGATCAAGCAGCAGATCGAGGACACGATCGGCCTGCCCGCTCACGACGCCTGCCTGGTCAGCGCCAAGACCGGCGTCGGGATCCCCGAGATGGTCGAGGCCCTGGTCCAGCGCATCCCGCCGCCCACGGGCGACAAGGCCGCGCCGCTCGAGGCCCTGATCTTCGACAGCTGGTACGACGCGTTCCGGGGCGTGGTCGTGCTGGTGCGGGTGTTCAAGGGCACGATCAAGCGCGGCCAGAAGCTGCGGTTCTGGGCCACCAACAAGGTCTACGACTGCGGGATGATCGCCGTCCGGACCCCGCACCTGCTCGAGGTCGACGAGCTGTGCGCCGGTGAGGTCGGCATCGTCGCCGCGTCGATCAAGGACATCGCGCACGCCCGGGTCGGCGACACCATGACCGACGACGACCGCCCGTGCCCGGCCCAGCTGCCCGGGTTCAAGGCGGTCAAGCCGATGGTCTTCGCCGGCATGTTCCCGGTCGACGCCGCCGACTACCAGGACCTGCGCGACGCCCTCGGCAAGCTGGTGCTCAACGACGCCGCGGTGACCTACGAGCCGGAGTCGTCGTCGGCGCTCGGCTTCGGGTTCCGGTGCGGGTTCCTGGGCCTCTTGCACATGGAGATCATCCAGGAGCGGCTCGAGCGCGAGTTCGACCTCAACCTGATCACCACGGCGCCGAGCGTCCAGTACCGGATCTTCTACCCGGGCGCGACCGAGGCGGTCATCGTCGACAACCCGGCCAAGGTCCCCGACGCCGGCAAGTTCGATCGCATCGAGGAGCCGATCATCCTCGCGACGGTGCACCTGCCGCAGGAGTACGTCGGCCCGATCATGCAGCTGTGCGAGGAGCGGCGCGGCACGCAGCAGGGCCTGCACTACGATCCCAGCGGCCGGGTCCGCGTGGTCTACGAGATCCCGCTGGCCGAGGTGGTGTTCGGGTTCTACGATCGCCTGAAGACCATGAGCCGGGGCTACGCGTCGCTCGACTACGAACCAGCCGGGCACCGCGACGCCGATCTGGTCCGCCTCGACGTGCTGATCAACGGCGAGCGCGTCGACGCGCTGTCGATCATCTCGCACAAGGACAACGCCTACCACCGCGGCGTCGAGCTGTGCACCAAGATGAAGGACGTCGTGCCGCGGCAGATGTTCGACGTCGCGATCCAGGCGGCGATCGGCAGCAAGATCATCTCGCGCACGACCGTCAAGGCCATGCGCAAGGACGTCACCGCCAAGTGCTACGGCGGCGACATCTCGCGCAAGAAGAAGCTCCTGGAGAAGCAGAAGGAAGGCAAGAAGCGGATGAAGTCGGTCGGGTCGGTCGAGCTGCCGCAGGAGGCCTTCCTCACCGTGCTGAAGGTCGACTCCTGA
- a CDS encoding transcriptional regulator — MARRTISTTLSADEDDRLRLLAERTGRPVDECLHEAVTLLLERYRERLPEQLVWSVADTVSTPDR, encoded by the coding sequence GTGGCGCGCCGCACCATCTCGACTACCCTGTCCGCCGACGAGGACGACCGCTTGCGCCTGCTGGCGGAGCGGACCGGCCGGCCGGTCGACGAGTGCCTGCACGAGGCCGTGACGCTCCTCCTCGAGCGCTACCGCGAACGCCTGCCCGAACAGCTGGTCTGGTCGGTCGCTGACACCGTCTCCACCCCCGACCGGTAG
- a CDS encoding cupin domain-containing protein, with translation MTAPTTVVPKPWGHELIWAQTDRYVGKILHVKAGESLSLQYHRVKDETIMVLSGKLRFEHYLDGDEPTVIELGPRVPFRIQPGRRHRMTAVEDTDVVEVSTPELDDVVRLSDRYGREDQR, from the coding sequence GTGACCGCGCCGACCACCGTGGTCCCCAAGCCCTGGGGCCACGAGCTGATCTGGGCCCAGACCGACCGCTACGTCGGCAAGATCCTGCACGTGAAGGCCGGCGAGTCGCTGTCGCTGCAGTACCACCGGGTCAAGGACGAGACCATCATGGTCCTGTCCGGCAAGCTGCGGTTCGAGCACTACCTCGACGGCGACGAGCCGACCGTGATCGAGCTCGGCCCGCGCGTGCCGTTCCGGATCCAGCCCGGCCGGCGCCATCGCATGACCGCCGTCGAGGACACCGACGTGGTCGAGGTGTCGACCCCGGAGCTCGACGACGTCGTCCGCCTGTCGGATCGCTACGGGCGCGAGGACCAGCGCTAG
- a CDS encoding sigma-70 family RNA polymerase sigma factor, which produces MAKAGDLRAFEELVRRYRRRIFALALHLTGTQSDADDIAQDVFMAAYRALPGFEGKSEFFTWVYRMAVNRALNVRRDRGRRPEDPFDDPRVELAIAIDADGDPRKAAELRETYGRLLGALDGLPPEMRTTVVLVSLQGMAHGEAAIVQKCSEGTIAWRMHEARTRLREALATTKVPRRRGLSTELAGLLDELGLPVMAPGRA; this is translated from the coding sequence TTGGCCAAGGCCGGTGACCTGCGCGCGTTCGAGGAGCTGGTGCGCCGGTACCGCCGCCGCATCTTCGCGCTGGCCCTGCACCTGACCGGGACCCAGTCCGACGCCGACGACATCGCCCAGGACGTGTTCATGGCCGCGTACCGGGCCCTGCCCGGGTTCGAGGGCAAGAGCGAGTTCTTCACCTGGGTCTACCGGATGGCGGTGAACCGCGCGCTGAACGTCCGGCGCGATCGCGGCCGCCGGCCCGAGGATCCCTTCGACGACCCCCGCGTCGAGCTCGCGATCGCGATCGACGCCGATGGCGACCCGCGCAAGGCCGCCGAGCTGCGCGAGACCTACGGCCGCCTGCTGGGCGCGCTCGACGGCCTGCCGCCGGAGATGCGGACCACCGTCGTGCTGGTGTCGCTGCAGGGCATGGCCCACGGCGAGGCCGCGATCGTCCAGAAGTGCAGCGAGGGCACGATCGCCTGGCGCATGCACGAGGCCCGCACCCGGCTGCGCGAGGCCCTGGCGACCACGAAGGTGCCGCGGCGGCGGGGCCTGTCGACCGAGCTCGCGGGCCTGCTCGACGAGCTGGGCCTGCCCGTGATGGCGCCCGGCCGCGCGTAG
- a CDS encoding DUF4239 domain-containing protein: MRRVLLALAGLLPVVVGASAAAVAALWLVRHWLPADQLRASTAEVGNYLQAIGTIYAVLLAFVASSVWAQFNDARSVVEREANEIVDLFRIVDALGAGARTPLTAALIRYVDRVIAEEWRAMARGDEATTEAVGRELDAVWAGLHGFQPCDDCARSLHAEALSRFNDLSDARTSRLTAARTRMPLGLRLLLYVGALMMTASMFLLAVDSFAIHAVITGALAGAISHVLYLVEDLDDAFSGLWQVSTAPFARVRRCLRDADAARAAG; this comes from the coding sequence GTGCGCCGTGTCCTCCTGGCCCTGGCCGGGCTCCTGCCGGTCGTCGTCGGCGCCAGCGCCGCCGCGGTGGCGGCGCTGTGGCTGGTGCGCCATTGGCTGCCGGCCGACCAGCTGCGCGCGTCGACCGCCGAGGTCGGCAACTACCTGCAGGCGATCGGCACGATCTACGCGGTCCTGCTGGCGTTCGTGGCGTCGTCGGTGTGGGCCCAGTTCAACGACGCCCGCTCGGTGGTCGAGCGCGAGGCCAACGAGATCGTCGATCTGTTCCGGATCGTCGACGCGCTCGGCGCCGGCGCGCGCACGCCGCTGACCGCGGCGCTGATCCGCTACGTCGATCGGGTCATCGCCGAGGAGTGGCGGGCGATGGCGCGCGGCGACGAGGCCACCACCGAGGCCGTCGGCCGCGAGCTCGACGCGGTCTGGGCCGGGCTGCACGGCTTCCAGCCGTGCGACGACTGCGCGCGCTCGCTGCACGCCGAGGCGCTGAGCCGCTTCAACGATCTGTCCGACGCCCGGACCAGCCGCCTGACCGCCGCGCGCACGCGCATGCCGCTGGGCCTGCGGCTCCTGCTCTACGTCGGCGCGCTGATGATGACCGCGTCGATGTTCCTGCTCGCGGTCGACAGCTTCGCGATCCACGCGGTGATCACCGGCGCGCTGGCCGGCGCGATCTCGCACGTGCTGTACCTGGTCGAAGATCTCGACGACGCGTTCTCGGGCCTGTGGCAGGTCTCGACCGCGCCGTTCGCGCGGGTCCGCCGGTGCCTGCGCGACGCCGACGCCGCGCGCGCGGCCGGGTGA
- a CDS encoding M48 family metallopeptidase — protein sequence MTAPRGGRAALAPVAIAAAVAVAGCGRPGPSARAATLPAPCRTARTPAELDGCASWRDRWREIVEPGFVLAAPRLQAYVEGVLARVARAGRIAPVPALDLIDRSDGAGAAFLGHISLTRGLLVALDSEAELAAVLAHELAHLIGGHTFRSWSTGDGVRQPDPFGDLIPVWRLDMEAAADELAIDLLVAAGYEPTAMFGALRWAATTPIDRRRGEVDDADAPDALADLRPWLDDDHHPAPAVRAARIARVLAGRHGGEVGRARFQAAIAGTAVGVDPRRGRWLDGERGWRSVAAGIEVSLPPSMNHGGEFDGVWLWTLDRRRLAVEVTSPRGGAEVAAALLDRTPQRVAGRPAWAGIAGPAPPVGAHPSLGFELATPVERPTLGERVVVVDLGARALVVSGAPATVTAAIAGVRALGPGAGAPEDVPLRLVLVPAPAAGTIAELTARACADPEASAVLGDRGRRVRVGELIACAARGR from the coding sequence ATGACCGCGCCGCGCGGCGGCCGGGCCGCGCTGGCGCCGGTCGCGATCGCGGCCGCGGTGGCGGTCGCGGGCTGCGGCCGGCCGGGGCCGTCGGCGCGCGCGGCCACGCTGCCGGCGCCGTGCCGGACCGCGCGCACGCCCGCGGAGCTCGACGGGTGCGCGTCCTGGCGCGATCGCTGGCGCGAGATCGTCGAGCCCGGGTTCGTGCTGGCGGCGCCGCGGCTGCAGGCCTACGTCGAGGGCGTGCTCGCGCGGGTCGCGCGGGCCGGGCGGATCGCGCCGGTGCCGGCGCTCGACCTGATCGACCGCAGCGACGGCGCCGGCGCGGCGTTCCTGGGGCACATCAGCCTCACCCGCGGGCTCCTGGTCGCGCTCGACTCCGAGGCCGAGCTGGCGGCGGTGCTCGCCCACGAGCTCGCGCACCTGATCGGCGGGCACACGTTCCGGTCGTGGTCGACCGGCGACGGCGTCCGTCAGCCGGATCCGTTCGGCGACCTGATCCCGGTGTGGCGGCTCGACATGGAGGCCGCCGCCGATGAGCTCGCGATCGATCTGCTCGTCGCCGCGGGCTACGAGCCGACCGCGATGTTCGGCGCCCTGCGCTGGGCCGCGACCACGCCGATCGATCGGCGGCGCGGCGAGGTCGACGACGCCGACGCGCCCGACGCGCTCGCCGACCTGCGGCCGTGGCTCGACGACGACCACCACCCGGCGCCGGCGGTGCGCGCGGCCCGGATCGCGCGGGTGCTGGCGGGCCGGCACGGCGGCGAGGTCGGGCGGGCGCGCTTCCAGGCGGCGATCGCCGGCACGGCGGTCGGGGTCGATCCCCGCCGCGGTCGCTGGCTCGATGGCGAGCGCGGGTGGCGCTCGGTCGCGGCCGGGATCGAGGTGTCGCTGCCACCGAGCATGAACCACGGCGGCGAGTTCGATGGCGTGTGGCTCTGGACCCTCGACCGGCGTCGCCTGGCGGTCGAGGTGACCTCGCCGCGGGGCGGCGCCGAGGTGGCCGCGGCCCTGCTCGACCGCACGCCGCAGCGGGTCGCCGGGCGCCCAGCCTGGGCCGGGATCGCCGGGCCCGCGCCGCCGGTCGGCGCGCACCCCAGCCTCGGGTTCGAGCTGGCGACGCCGGTCGAGCGCCCGACCCTGGGCGAGCGGGTGGTCGTCGTCGATCTGGGCGCGCGGGCGCTGGTGGTGTCGGGGGCGCCGGCCACGGTCACCGCCGCGATCGCGGGCGTGCGCGCGCTCGGGCCGGGGGCCGGCGCGCCCGAGGACGTCCCGCTCCGGCTGGTGCTGGTGCCCGCGCCCGCGGCCGGCACGATCGCCGAGCTGACCGCGCGCGCTTGCGCCGACCCCGAGGCCAGCGCGGTCCTCGGCGACCGCGGGCGGCGGGTGCGGGTCGGCGAGCTGATCGCGTGCGCCGCCCGCGGGCGCTGA
- a CDS encoding ABC transporter ATP-binding protein: MLRLSKINKYYAVGAHRLHVLRDVDLEVEDGEMVAIMGASGSGKSTLLNILGILDSYDSGEYHLGDTLIRGLSETQGARYRNRLIGFVFQSFNLLPFKTAVENVALPLYYQGVPRRQRNRTALQYLDKVGLADWADHRPAEMSGGQKQRVAIARSLITKPRIVLADEPTGALDSKTSEEVMELFAEINRSGMTVILVTHEADVAARAQRTIRLRDGKVEPDLLAQAS, encoded by the coding sequence ATGCTCCGGCTGTCCAAGATCAACAAGTACTACGCGGTCGGCGCCCACCGCCTCCACGTGCTGCGCGACGTCGACCTCGAGGTCGAGGACGGCGAGATGGTCGCGATCATGGGCGCGTCGGGCTCGGGCAAGTCGACCCTGCTCAACATCCTGGGCATCCTCGACAGCTACGACAGCGGCGAGTACCACCTCGGCGACACGCTGATCCGCGGGCTCAGCGAGACCCAGGGCGCGCGCTACCGCAACCGGCTGATCGGGTTCGTCTTCCAGTCGTTCAACCTGCTGCCGTTCAAGACCGCGGTCGAGAACGTGGCGCTGCCGCTGTACTACCAGGGCGTGCCGCGCCGGCAGCGCAACCGCACCGCGCTGCAGTACCTCGACAAGGTCGGCCTGGCCGACTGGGCCGATCACCGGCCAGCCGAGATGTCGGGCGGCCAGAAGCAGCGCGTGGCCATCGCCCGCTCGCTGATCACCAAGCCGCGCATCGTCCTGGCCGACGAGCCGACCGGCGCGCTCGACTCGAAGACCTCCGAGGAGGTCATGGAGCTGTTCGCCGAGATCAACCGCTCGGGGATGACGGTGATCCTGGTGACCCACGAGGCCGACGTCGCCGCGCGGGCCCAGCGGACCATCCGCCTGCGCGACGGCAAGGTCGAGCCCGACCTGCTGGCCCAGGCGAGCTAG
- a CDS encoding ABC transporter permease, producing the protein MFSLDRWQEVLSTLARAPLRSILTAFAVAWGIFMLVFLLGMGRGLHQGAESQFADDAANSVWIFGGTTSQPYQGMPVGRRLTFTNDDYANLRGLDGIEHLTGRFFPGSGRPFGGSRTVRVGAKTQDFDVRAVHPDHLYLEKTLVKAGRYINEDDLLEKRKAAVVGIPVAQFFWGTTDVIGRSLEIGGVSFDVVGVFDDAGGDDGELQMIYVPVTTAQLAWNGADRLNALMFTVGGKSVAETQELLDVVRAKLAERQRFNPDDPQAIRVRNMLEQYESFQQIFWLIELFVTAMGAATIIAGIIGVANIMLITVKERTREIGIRKALGAPPISIVSTILQESIFLTAAAGYIGLILGVGAITGIAKLVPQNEFFGQPQIDLKVAIYANVVLVVAGAVAGFFPAYAAARVSPIEAMRDR; encoded by the coding sequence ATGTTCTCGCTCGATCGCTGGCAGGAGGTGCTGTCGACGCTGGCGCGGGCGCCGCTGCGCAGCATCCTGACGGCGTTCGCGGTCGCCTGGGGCATCTTCATGCTGGTGTTCCTGCTCGGCATGGGCCGCGGCCTGCACCAGGGCGCCGAGAGCCAGTTCGCTGACGACGCCGCCAACAGCGTCTGGATCTTCGGCGGCACGACCTCGCAGCCGTACCAGGGCATGCCGGTCGGCCGCCGGCTGACGTTCACCAACGACGACTACGCCAACCTCCGGGGCCTCGACGGCATCGAGCACCTGACCGGCCGGTTCTTCCCCGGCTCGGGGCGGCCGTTCGGCGGCTCGCGCACGGTCCGGGTCGGCGCCAAGACCCAGGACTTCGACGTCCGCGCGGTCCACCCCGATCACCTCTACCTCGAGAAGACCCTGGTCAAGGCCGGCCGGTACATCAACGAGGACGACCTGCTCGAGAAGCGCAAGGCCGCGGTCGTCGGCATCCCGGTGGCCCAGTTCTTCTGGGGCACCACCGACGTGATCGGCCGCTCGCTCGAGATCGGCGGCGTGTCGTTCGACGTGGTCGGCGTGTTCGACGACGCGGGCGGCGACGACGGCGAGCTGCAGATGATCTACGTGCCGGTGACGACCGCGCAGCTGGCGTGGAACGGCGCCGATCGCCTCAACGCGCTGATGTTCACCGTCGGCGGCAAGAGCGTGGCCGAGACCCAGGAGCTGCTCGACGTCGTCCGGGCCAAGCTGGCGGAGCGCCAGCGCTTCAACCCCGACGACCCGCAGGCCATCCGGGTCCGCAACATGCTCGAGCAGTACGAGAGCTTCCAGCAGATCTTCTGGCTGATCGAGCTGTTCGTCACCGCGATGGGCGCCGCGACGATCATCGCCGGCATCATCGGCGTCGCGAACATCATGCTGATCACGGTCAAGGAGCGGACCCGCGAGATCGGCATCCGCAAGGCCCTGGGCGCGCCGCCGATCTCGATCGTCTCGACGATCCTGCAGGAGTCGATCTTCCTGACCGCCGCCGCCGGCTACATCGGCCTGATCCTCGGCGTCGGCGCGATCACCGGCATCGCCAAGCTGGTGCCCCAGAACGAGTTCTTCGGCCAGCCGCAGATCGATCTCAAGGTCGCCATCTACGCCAACGTCGTGCTGGTCGTGGCCGGCGCGGTCGCCGGCTTCTTCCCGGCCTACGCCGCGGCCCGGGTCAGCCCGATCGAGGCGATGCGAGACCGCTGA
- a CDS encoding ABC transporter permease, whose protein sequence is MLDLDSFHEIATSLARHKLRTALTAVGVFFGIVIFMFMVAFGTSLHGGVGKKLNRFAANAVFLWGQRTSEPYAGLPANRPVVFDNDDIEPLRKLDGIEYVAPRNQLGGFRAGNVVRRAAKVGSFQVSGDYPDFQYIVLPIIRAGRFVNMGDIECRRKVAVIGEAVAEELFERGADPIGDAIEINGIHFIVIGVFGTAASGQQGDQQVRSIYIPFTTFQQAFHTGNRVSWFAVTGKRGVDAKDLEQRVYALLRERHKIAPTDTAAIRGWNVGAQFAKTEKMFAAINFVLGAAGFLSLLAGAIGVSNIMLISVRERTKEIGVRKALGARPASVVGMVVMESIMLTTLAGFLGLIAGTLAISWGAGAVAKLGPDFPLAPPQVSFGFAVVATGALIVIGGLAGLIPAARAAAISPVEALRDE, encoded by the coding sequence ATGCTCGACCTCGACAGCTTCCACGAGATCGCGACCAGCCTGGCCCGGCACAAGCTGCGGACCGCGCTGACCGCGGTCGGCGTGTTCTTCGGCATCGTCATCTTCATGTTCATGGTCGCGTTCGGCACGTCGCTGCACGGCGGCGTCGGCAAGAAGCTCAACCGGTTCGCCGCGAACGCGGTGTTCCTGTGGGGCCAGCGCACCAGCGAGCCCTACGCCGGCCTGCCCGCCAACCGCCCGGTCGTGTTCGACAACGACGACATCGAGCCGCTGCGCAAGCTCGACGGTATCGAGTACGTCGCGCCGCGCAACCAGCTCGGCGGGTTCCGGGCCGGCAACGTCGTCCGCCGGGCCGCCAAGGTCGGCAGCTTCCAGGTGTCCGGCGACTACCCCGACTTCCAGTACATCGTCCTGCCGATCATCCGGGCCGGGCGGTTCGTCAACATGGGCGACATCGAGTGCCGCCGCAAGGTCGCGGTGATCGGCGAGGCCGTCGCCGAGGAGCTGTTCGAGCGCGGCGCCGACCCGATCGGCGACGCGATCGAGATCAACGGCATCCACTTCATCGTGATCGGCGTGTTCGGCACCGCCGCCAGCGGCCAGCAGGGCGACCAGCAGGTCCGCTCGATCTACATCCCGTTCACGACCTTCCAGCAGGCGTTCCACACCGGCAACCGGGTGTCGTGGTTCGCGGTCACCGGCAAGCGCGGCGTCGACGCCAAGGACCTCGAGCAGCGGGTCTACGCGCTCCTGCGCGAGCGCCACAAGATCGCGCCGACCGACACCGCCGCGATCCGCGGCTGGAACGTCGGCGCCCAGTTCGCCAAGACCGAGAAGATGTTCGCCGCGATCAACTTCGTGCTGGGCGCGGCCGGGTTCCTGTCGCTGCTGGCCGGCGCGATCGGCGTCTCGAACATCATGCTGATCAGCGTCCGCGAGCGCACCAAGGAGATCGGCGTGCGCAAGGCCCTCGGCGCGCGCCCGGCCTCGGTCGTGGGGATGGTCGTCATGGAGTCGATCATGCTCACCACGCTGGCCGGCTTCCTCGGGTTGATCGCGGGCACGCTCGCGATCAGCTGGGGCGCCGGCGCCGTCGCCAAGCTCGGCCCCGACTTCCCGCTGGCCCCACCCCAGGTGTCGTTCGGCTTCGCCGTCGTCGCCACCGGCGCGCTGATCGTCATCGGCGGCCTCGCCGGCCTCATCCCCGCCGCCCGCGCCGCCGCGATCTCGCCGGTCGAGGCCCTCCGTGACGAATGA